Proteins co-encoded in one Populus trichocarpa isolate Nisqually-1 chromosome 10, P.trichocarpa_v4.1, whole genome shotgun sequence genomic window:
- the LOC7459757 gene encoding protein RGF1 INDUCIBLE TRANSCRIPTION FACTOR 1 isoform X1, translated as MEKVVGIKQLRASKHEVRLKNYPAVPQWVVVMYNTVFFRTCITHPDSRMDRFCADCYSSLCSNCLPAHARHKHVKIRRYIYSDVINRQDLSKLFNCSGIQTYVTNKARVLFLKQRNRYHRHQQQQINFKDYRCIICHRSLQDNCSHYCSIECKVTAIYGGECRKDQYRIQHLKRRKLKQSRKGVPLRAPMF; from the exons ATGGAAAAGGTTGTGGGAATCAAACAACTCCGTGCATCTAAACACGAAGTACGCCTA AAAAACTATCCTGCGGTGCCGCAATGGGTAGTTGTTATGTACAACACCGTCTTCTTCAGGACATGCATCACTCATCCAGACTCCAGAATGGATCGTTTTTGTGCTGATTGCTATTCTTCTTTGTGCTCAAATTGTCTTCCAGCTCATGCTCGCCATAAGCACGTCAAG ATTCGAAGATATATCTATAGCGATGTAATCAATCGGCAAGACTTGTCCAAGCTCTTCAACTGCTCTGGCATACAG ACTTATGTTACAAATAAAGCTAGAGTGCTATTCTTGAAGCAAAGGAACCGTTATCATCGTCACCAACAGCAGCAAATTAATTTCAAGGACTATAGATGCATCATCTGTCACAGAAGTTTGCAAGATAATTGTTCACACTATTGCAGTATTGAATGCAAG GTTACGGCTATTTATGGAGGCGAGTGTAGGAAAGATCAATACCGAATTCAACATCTCAAGAGGCGAAAATTAAAGCAATCAAGAAAAGGAGTTCCGCTAAGAGCCCCAATGTTCTAA
- the LOC7459757 gene encoding protein RGF1 INDUCIBLE TRANSCRIPTION FACTOR 1 isoform X2 translates to MEKVVGIKQLRASKHEKNYPAVPQWVVVMYNTVFFRTCITHPDSRMDRFCADCYSSLCSNCLPAHARHKHVKIRRYIYSDVINRQDLSKLFNCSGIQTYVTNKARVLFLKQRNRYHRHQQQQINFKDYRCIICHRSLQDNCSHYCSIECKVTAIYGGECRKDQYRIQHLKRRKLKQSRKGVPLRAPMF, encoded by the exons ATGGAAAAGGTTGTGGGAATCAAACAACTCCGTGCATCTAAACACGAA AAAAACTATCCTGCGGTGCCGCAATGGGTAGTTGTTATGTACAACACCGTCTTCTTCAGGACATGCATCACTCATCCAGACTCCAGAATGGATCGTTTTTGTGCTGATTGCTATTCTTCTTTGTGCTCAAATTGTCTTCCAGCTCATGCTCGCCATAAGCACGTCAAG ATTCGAAGATATATCTATAGCGATGTAATCAATCGGCAAGACTTGTCCAAGCTCTTCAACTGCTCTGGCATACAG ACTTATGTTACAAATAAAGCTAGAGTGCTATTCTTGAAGCAAAGGAACCGTTATCATCGTCACCAACAGCAGCAAATTAATTTCAAGGACTATAGATGCATCATCTGTCACAGAAGTTTGCAAGATAATTGTTCACACTATTGCAGTATTGAATGCAAG GTTACGGCTATTTATGGAGGCGAGTGTAGGAAAGATCAATACCGAATTCAACATCTCAAGAGGCGAAAATTAAAGCAATCAAGAAAAGGAGTTCCGCTAAGAGCCCCAATGTTCTAA